The proteins below come from a single Aegilops tauschii subsp. strangulata cultivar AL8/78 chromosome 6, Aet v6.0, whole genome shotgun sequence genomic window:
- the LOC109767364 gene encoding MOB kinase activator-like 1A — protein MQSFFGRGSRNQRTFRPKKSAPAGNNGMKLKRHIDATLGSGNLREVVRLPVGEDLNEWLAVNTVDFFNQVNILYGTLMEFCTPATCPTMSAGPKYEYRWADGVKIKRPIEVSAPKYVEYLMDWIEAQLDEESIFPQKLGAPFPPNFRDVIKTIFKRLFRVYAHIYHSHFQMILKLQEEAHLNTCFKHFMLFTWEFQLIDRAELAPLRELIEPILVGH, from the exons ATGCAGAGCTTCTTCGGTCGAGGCAGCAG GAACCAGAGGACATTCCGCCCCAAGAAGAGTGCTCCGGCAGGGAACAAC GGCATGAAGCTGAAGAGGCACATCGACGCCACCCTCGGCAGCGGTAACCTGCGAGAGGTGGTACGCCTGCCTGTCGGAGAGGATCTCAACGAGTGGCTCGCTGTCAACA CTGTCGACTTTTTCAACCAAGTGAACATCCTGTACGGCACCCTCATGGAGTTCTGCACGCCAGCTACTTGCCCCACCATGTCAGCCGGTCCAAA GTATGAGTACAGGTGGGCCGATGGAGTCAAGATCAAGAGGCCTATTGAAGTGTCCGCACCAAAGTATGTCGAGTACCTGATGGATTGGATCGAAGCCCAGCTCGACGAGGAATCCATCTTCCCTCAAAAGCTTG GAGCTCCCTTCCCTCCAAACTTCCGGGACGTCATCAAGACGATCTTCAAGCGGCTGTTCAGGGTGTATGCGCACATATACCACTCGCATTTCCAGATGATTCTCAAGCTCCAGGAAGAAGCACATCTCAACACCTGCTTCAAGCACTTCATGCTCTTCACATGG GAATTTCAGTTAATCGATAGGGCAGAGCTAGCTCCTCTCAGGGAGCTGATCGAGCCCATATTAGTTGGACACTAG
- the LOC109767360 gene encoding uncharacterized protein: MEKADWFPEADEKWFPDDYGISDEEDEPEGSYKLPSGRKRRNKKLKDMIWARRKIVDVVQGDHKQQYLRLRDYLQAVLDTNPGSRCIVTTFEDPENPSPTPRFKYMFYCLAASKEGFLNGCRPFIGLDGCFIKLTTGQQILAATGRDGNNNIYPIAFGVVDKEDGESWNWFLTQLRCCIGSGKKFGTYTIISDRQKGLLKAINEVFPDSPQRYCLRHIYANFQSAGFRGQELKKCIDKASYSYTKHGHELGMAELKAQSEDAWKWLKKIEVSTWPRFAMDHTCKTDLVENNLSEVFNKMILDVRAKPIRTMFEGIRTKKMIKRQQTREKLQISKWTITPTYSEILEENKQYAKYCQADRAGPTIWQVTSKEKQYCVDMEGYTCDCKRWNMTGVPCSHGISVMTKQKLHPED; this comes from the exons ATGGAGAAAGCAGATTGGTTCCCTGAAGCAGATGAAAAATGGTTCCCTGATGATTATGGCATCAGTGATGAAGAAGATGAGCCTGAAGGATCCTATAAACTACCAAGTGGTAGGAAGAGAAGGAATAAGAAGTTGAAAGACATGATATG GGCAAGGAGGAAGATTGTTGATGTAGTTCAAGGTGACCACAAGCAGCAGTACTTGAGGCTCAGGGATTATCTTCAAGCAGTTCTTGACACAAACCCAGGTAGCAGGTGTATAGTAACAACATTTGAAGATCCAGAGAACCCATCACCTACTCCTAGATTCAAGTATATGTTCTACTGTTTAGCAGCTTCAAAGGAAGGTTTCCTTAATGGTTGCAGACCATTTATAGGTCTTGATGGATGCTTCATCAAGTTAACCACTGGGCAGCAAATTCTTGCAGCCACAGGAAGGGATGGAAACAACAATATTTATCCTATAGCTTTTGGTGTGGTTGACAAGGAAGATGGTGAAAGTTGGAATTGGTTTTTAACTCAATTGAGATGTTGCATTGGCAGTGGCAAAAAATTTGGAACATACACTATCATATCTGACAGGCAAAAG GGCTTGCTTAAGGCAATAAATGAGGTATTCCCTGATTCACCTCAAAGGTATTGTCTTAGGCACATATATGCAAATTTTCAATCTGCTGGATTTAGAGGCCAGGAACTAAAGAAGTGTATTGACAAGGCTAGCTACTCCTACACTAAACATGGGCATGAACTAGGCATGGCAGAACTGAAAGCACAGTCTGAGGATGCTTGGAAATGGCTCAAAAAAATTGAGGTCTCTACTTGGCCTAGGTTTGCTATGGATCATACTTGCAAAACAGATTTAGTTGAGAACAATCTAAGTGAAGTCTTCAACAAGATGATACTGGATGTTAGGGCCAAACCAATAAGGACAATGTTTGAAGGGATTAGGACCAAGAAAATGATCAAGAGGCAACAAACTAGGGAGAAGTTACAGATTAGCAAGTGGACAATCACACCAACCTACTCAGAGATTTTAGAAGAGAACAAGCAGTATGCCAAGTATTGCCAGGCTGACAGAGCTGGTCCAACAATTTGGCAAGTTACTAGCAAAGAAAAACAGTATTGTGTGGACATGGAAGGGTATACATGTGACTGCAAGAGATGGAACATGACTGGTGTACCTTGCAGTCATGGCATATCTGTAATGACAAAGCAAAAGCTGCATCCTGAGGACTAA
- the LOC109767365 gene encoding MOB kinase activator-like 1A produces the protein MQSLFGRSSRNQRTFRPKKSAPARDKGMKLKRHIDATLGSGNLREVVRLPVGEDLNEWLAVNTVDFFNQVSLLYGTLMEFCTPATCPTMSAGPKYEYRWADGVKIKRPIEVSAPKYVEYLMDWIEAQLDEESIFPQKLGAPFPPNFRDVAKTIFKRLFRVYAHIYHSHFQMILKLQEEAHLNTCFKHFVLFTSEFQLIDRAELAPLSELIEPIWRGH, from the exons ATGCAGAGCCTCTTTGGTCGCAGCAGCAG GAACCAGAGGACATTCAGGCCCAAGAAGAGTGCTCCAGCGAGGGACAAG GGCATGAAGCTGAAGAGGCACATCGACGCGACCCTCGGCAGCGGTAACCTGCGAGAGGTGGTCCGCCTGCCTGTCGGAGAGGATCTCAACGAGTGGCTCGCTGTCAACA CTGTCGACTTCTTCAACCAAGTGAGCCTCCTGTATGGCACCCTCATGGAGTTCTGCACGCCAGCTACCTGCCCCACCATGTCAGCCGGTCCAAA GTATGAGTACAGGTGGGCTGATGGAGTCAAGATCAAGAGGCCTATTGAAGTATCTGCACCGAAGTATGTCGAGTACCTGATGGACTGGATCGAAGCCCAGCTCGACGAAGAATCCATCTTCCCTCAAAAGCTTG GGGCTCCCTTCCCTCCAAACTTCCGGGACGTCGCCAAGACCATCTTCAAGCGTCTGTTCAGGGTGTATGCTCACATATACCACTCGCATTTCCAGATGATTCTTAAGCTCCAGGAAGAAGCACATCTCAACACCTGCTTCAAGCACTTCGTGCTCTTCACATCG GAGTTTCAGTTAATCGATAGGGCGGAGCTGGCTCCTCTGAGCGAACTGATCGAGCCCATATGGCGTGGACACTAG